From one Saprospiraceae bacterium genomic stretch:
- a CDS encoding outer membrane beta-barrel protein, translating to MLYRASWQKTIPEWNAYAANSRNKTNTDFYDIIDPGIEIRNELLSNNYNRGYTVYNTGVRMIKNRSKYYLSYGVSLQHAALNGEVLNNENPITVGFTRLLPEANLNYEFGTAHHLNFDYSTRVQEPSLQQLQPTSNNSDPLNICGQSFP from the coding sequence ATCCTATACCGAGCCTCTTGGCAAAAAACAATACCTGAGTGGAACGCATATGCAGCCAACAGCAGGAACAAAACCAATACAGATTTCTATGATATCATCGATCCGGGGATAGAGATCAGAAATGAATTATTATCTAACAATTACAATCGCGGGTATACTGTGTATAATACCGGAGTGCGAATGATCAAAAACCGCAGTAAGTATTATTTGTCCTATGGAGTGAGTCTTCAACATGCTGCACTAAATGGGGAAGTATTGAATAATGAAAACCCAATTACAGTGGGTTTCACCCGCCTGCTGCCGGAGGCCAATCTCAATTACGAATTTGGCACTGCTCATCACCTCAACTTTGATTATTCTACCAGGGTACAAGAACCCTCTTTGCAGCAGTTGCAACCTACGAGTAACAATTCAGATCCACTCAATATCTGTGGGCAATCCTTCCCTTAG
- a CDS encoding response regulator transcription factor has product MIRLLYVEDEPNLAKIVSETLSSRQFEVRLVTRGDHAVSAFTEFQPDICVLDVMLPHLDGYEVSKRIRLQDKNIPIIFLTAKNQTEDALDGFSSGGNDYIRKPFSMEELIVRIKNLLALVNKTPYPDSKQDFIPLGRYLFFQGRQELLLNEKTKRLSHRETELMSMLLENKHEIVLRKNILDKIWGDDSFFNSRNLDVYITKLRDYLKEDEQIQIITLKGVGYRLVD; this is encoded by the coding sequence ATGATCAGACTATTGTACGTAGAAGACGAACCCAACCTGGCGAAAATAGTCAGCGAAACTTTAAGTAGTCGCCAATTTGAGGTCCGGTTAGTGACGAGAGGAGATCATGCTGTGTCAGCTTTCACTGAATTCCAACCTGACATCTGTGTGCTGGATGTAATGCTCCCTCATCTGGATGGGTATGAAGTCAGTAAACGCATTCGCCTGCAGGACAAAAATATACCCATCATCTTTCTTACTGCCAAAAATCAAACGGAAGATGCCCTGGATGGGTTTAGCAGCGGAGGCAACGATTATATCCGCAAACCGTTCAGTATGGAAGAATTGATCGTCAGGATTAAAAATTTGTTGGCACTTGTCAATAAAACTCCTTATCCAGATTCCAAACAAGATTTTATCCCCCTAGGCAGATACCTATTTTTTCAAGGCCGCCAGGAATTGTTGTTAAACGAAAAAACAAAAAGATTGTCCCACCGCGAGACGGAGCTGATGTCCATGCTCCTGGAGAATAAACACGAAATCGTCCTGCGTAAAAACATCCTTGATAAAATCTGGGGCGATGATTCTTTTTTCAATTCCCGCAATCTCGATGTGTACATTACAAAATTGAGGGACTACCTCAAAGAGGATGAACAAATACAAATCATTACTTTAAAAGGAGTTGGATATAGATTGGTGGATTGA
- a CDS encoding GLPGLI family protein, which yields MILINGENKKQLWKITGEQKTLLDYTCVKAMLQDTTNTVAWFTTKLPANMGPNGFTGLPGMIMMVDIDNGERIYVASKIELRDLAEGEMTKPEKGKKVSGEEFEKIRKEKMEEMGAVQGKGGTFKVMIREERN from the coding sequence ATTATTTTAATCAACGGTGAAAACAAAAAACAACTTTGGAAAATAACCGGAGAGCAAAAAACGCTGCTGGATTATACTTGTGTCAAAGCGATGTTACAGGACACGACCAATACAGTGGCTTGGTTTACGACAAAACTACCTGCCAATATGGGGCCTAATGGATTTACCGGTTTGCCTGGCATGATCATGATGGTAGATATTGACAACGGGGAGCGCATTTATGTAGCGTCTAAAATTGAACTCCGGGACCTGGCTGAAGGAGAAATGACTAAACCAGAAAAAGGAAAGAAAGTGTCTGGAGAAGAATTTGAAAAAATCAGAAAAGAAAAAATGGAAGAAATGGGTGCGGTACAAGGCAAAGGAGGCACTTTTAAAGTCATGATTCGGGAGGAAAGGAATTAG
- a CDS encoding carboxypeptidase regulatory-like domain-containing protein, which yields MTSQSLVVRGVLQDSSGNSLPAATVMLLSAKDSIMQEFVTSGDDGTFKIRAAKNKDYVLQVLFLGLETLNKNVKSSTDDIDLGILTLLPSASALPNIDVIGEYDLMKIGKDTVEYNAKAFKVQPGAAVEDLLKRLPGWKYNVMDQSKLMVKMCKMSWWMAKNFWKGHTHRY from the coding sequence TTGACATCCCAATCACTGGTAGTCAGAGGGGTTTTGCAGGATTCTTCCGGGAACTCCTTGCCTGCTGCTACGGTAATGTTGCTCAGTGCTAAAGATTCTATTATGCAGGAATTCGTGACTTCGGGTGATGATGGTACATTTAAAATACGGGCTGCAAAAAATAAAGACTATGTCCTGCAGGTCTTATTCCTGGGACTGGAGACTTTAAATAAAAATGTCAAGTCGTCAACAGATGATATCGATCTGGGTATCCTCACCTTGCTGCCGTCTGCATCTGCCCTGCCCAATATAGATGTCATCGGTGAGTACGATCTGATGAAAATAGGAAAGGATACTGTAGAATACAATGCCAAAGCTTTTAAAGTCCAACCAGGTGCTGCCGTAGAAGACCTGCTCAAGCGACTCCCGGGCTGGAAGTACAACGTGATGGATCAGTCAAAGCTTATGGTGAAGATGTGCAAAATGTCCTGGTGGATGGCAAAGAATTTTTGGAAAGGACACACGCATCGCTACTAA
- a CDS encoding glutamate-5-semialdehyde dehydrogenase, protein MTTDLKNKVLSHMARLIDQRRVQLIASNIEDLAQADPADLAMYDRLKIDDKKVESMIRSLQDTIMQPDPIGRDRYEFHHPQGMRIVNRTAPFGTILIIYESRPDVTIEAAALAFKADNTILLKGGKEARSSNLYLVALWHESLSAYDINTDKIQYLDYTREQTSELLKTSGTRIDLVVPRGGDALIEMVRSLSTAPVLVSGRGNNFVYIHEDADIDMAIEIVINSKMHKISVCNATDKVLFDRNHPQHGIIITRLIDKLHAVECEVLVDKTLEDKALQSNLTIVQGENIWYEEFLAKKIMFSLVDGLEDAIAKINTYSGGHTAVIVSNDSEVATKFMESIDAASVIHNASSRYTDGGQFGLGAELAISTDKLHHRGPLGLDHLVTNKWYVYGQGQVRY, encoded by the coding sequence ATGACCACTGACTTAAAAAATAAAGTACTGTCGCATATGGCGCGGTTGATAGATCAGCGGCGAGTACAGCTTATAGCCTCCAATATCGAGGACTTGGCTCAGGCGGACCCAGCTGACCTGGCCATGTATGATCGCCTCAAAATAGATGATAAAAAGGTCGAGTCTATGATCAGGTCGCTGCAGGATACCATTATGCAGCCAGACCCTATTGGCCGGGATAGGTATGAGTTTCATCATCCGCAAGGTATGCGGATCGTAAATAGGACAGCGCCTTTCGGGACGATCCTGATCATCTACGAATCCAGGCCGGATGTTACGATTGAGGCAGCAGCCCTGGCATTTAAGGCAGACAATACGATCCTGCTCAAAGGAGGTAAAGAGGCCCGCAGCTCCAATCTATATCTGGTCGCACTGTGGCACGAATCGCTGAGTGCCTACGATATCAATACGGATAAGATCCAATACCTCGACTACACCCGGGAGCAAACTTCAGAACTACTCAAAACCTCCGGGACCAGGATAGATCTGGTGGTGCCAAGAGGTGGAGATGCCCTGATAGAGATGGTCCGGTCACTTTCCACGGCACCGGTATTGGTGAGTGGACGCGGTAATAACTTTGTATACATTCATGAAGATGCTGACATCGATATGGCGATAGAGATTGTAATTAACTCCAAAATGCATAAAATCAGTGTATGCAATGCTACTGATAAAGTTTTGTTTGACCGAAATCACCCGCAACACGGTATTATTATCACCCGCCTGATAGACAAGTTACATGCAGTTGAATGTGAGGTCCTGGTCGATAAGACTTTGGAAGATAAGGCGCTCCAATCCAATCTGACTATCGTACAAGGCGAAAATATATGGTACGAAGAGTTTTTGGCCAAAAAAATCATGTTTTCGCTCGTCGATGGTCTGGAGGATGCCATAGCAAAAATCAATACTTATTCCGGCGGACACACTGCTGTAATTGTGTCGAATGACAGTGAGGTTGCTACAAAATTTATGGAATCGATCGATGCTGCCTCTGTCATACACAATGCTTCTTCCAGATATACGGATGGTGGTCAGTTTGGACTTGGAGCAGAGCTCGCTATCAGTACTGACAAACTGCACCATCGGGGGCCGCTCGGACTCGATCATCTGGTGACTAATAAATGGTATGTCTATGGTCAGGGCCAGGTCAGATACTAA
- a CDS encoding cyanophycinase encodes MAAFLLSVGRQATFLMRTMIDAAELSSRDHIVILTMSSADPDTSYYYILQDLQPFCQQVIAKLQFAKENAQDKTMLDSLRSAKLIFITGGVQSRFMDVVLNTPIYTAIHEAYDRGAMIAGTSAGAAVMSREMITGEQWRADTLYSGAVDRMVRDNIQIAQGLGLLTSAIIDQHFVKRSRYNRLLTVLNQYPGKTCIGIDEETAILVKGHTARVYGESQVIVMKNPRGTTYSKDKKLRMEKATLSILTEGDRFKL; translated from the coding sequence ATGGCAGCCTTTTTATTATCGGTGGGGAGACAGGCCACCTTCCTGATGAGGACCATGATAGATGCTGCTGAATTATCATCCCGGGATCATATTGTTATTCTCACGATGTCCAGTGCTGATCCCGATACTTCGTATTATTATATCCTGCAAGATCTACAGCCATTTTGTCAGCAAGTGATCGCCAAACTGCAGTTTGCCAAGGAAAATGCCCAGGACAAAACCATGTTGGATTCGCTCCGATCGGCAAAGTTGATTTTTATCACAGGAGGTGTACAAAGCAGATTTATGGATGTCGTCCTGAATACACCGATATATACTGCGATACATGAAGCTTATGATCGGGGTGCTATGATCGCAGGCACGAGTGCAGGAGCTGCTGTGATGAGCCGGGAGATGATCACCGGCGAACAATGGAGAGCGGATACGCTATACTCCGGAGCTGTCGATCGTATGGTCAGGGACAATATACAGATCGCACAAGGATTGGGTCTACTAACCAGCGCTATCATCGATCAACATTTTGTAAAAAGAAGCCGATACAATCGCCTGCTCACTGTATTAAATCAATATCCTGGCAAAACGTGTATTGGCATAGATGAGGAAACCGCTATTTTGGTCAAAGGCCATACTGCCAGGGTATATGGTGAAAGCCAGGTGATCGTAATGAAAAATCCTCGTGGGACTACCTACTCCAAAGACAAGAAATTGCGCATGGAAAAAGCAACTTTAAGTATTCTGACTGAAGGCGATAGATTTAAGTTATAG
- a CDS encoding TIGR00266 family protein, with the protein MQDHEIDYKIYGEEMQYVEIELDPSETAIAEAGAFMMMDEPIQMETIFGDGRNHDKGFLGKLMSAGKRVLTGESLFMTAFTNMGMNKHRVSFASPYPGKIIPLDLYALGGKMICQKDAFLCAAKGVQVGIEFQRKIGTGLFGGEGFIMQKLEGDGMAFVHAGGHVVKKELKHGETLKIDTGCIVAFTPSVHYSIEFIGGIKNTIFGGEGLFFATLKGPGYVWVQTLPISRLASRIISYGGFKQKGEGSILGGLGNLLDGDGI; encoded by the coding sequence ATACAAGATCATGAGATAGACTACAAAATCTATGGCGAAGAAATGCAATATGTGGAGATCGAGCTGGATCCCAGTGAAACAGCCATCGCTGAAGCCGGAGCTTTTATGATGATGGACGAACCCATCCAGATGGAAACAATCTTTGGGGATGGCCGTAATCATGATAAAGGGTTTCTCGGAAAGTTAATGTCCGCAGGTAAGCGTGTTCTCACCGGGGAAAGTTTGTTTATGACCGCTTTTACCAATATGGGTATGAATAAACACCGTGTTTCATTTGCATCTCCTTATCCTGGCAAAATCATTCCCTTAGACTTGTATGCCCTGGGGGGTAAAATGATCTGCCAGAAAGATGCTTTTTTATGCGCAGCCAAAGGCGTGCAGGTGGGTATAGAATTTCAACGCAAGATAGGTACCGGCTTGTTTGGAGGCGAGGGATTTATCATGCAAAAACTTGAAGGAGATGGGATGGCATTTGTCCATGCAGGCGGTCATGTAGTGAAAAAGGAATTAAAGCATGGGGAGACTTTAAAAATTGATACTGGATGTATTGTGGCGTTCACACCTTCGGTGCATTACAGTATTGAATTCATTGGGGGAATAAAAAATACAATTTTCGGTGGCGAAGGATTGTTTTTCGCTACTCTTAAAGGGCCCGGATATGTGTGGGTACAGACTCTGCCGATCAGTCGGCTCGCCAGCAGGATCATCTCTTATGGTGGATTTAAACAAAAAGGTGAAGGCAGCATCTTAGGCGGGCTGGGCAATTTACTGGACGGAGATGGTATTTAA
- a CDS encoding HAMP domain-containing histidine kinase has translation MPRRINERWISLLMWPSMIVLTAFLTIYLYKAYQTEKENLKKEVGYLFVNAVNSIEGGLINQLMFRSDSFNNKFEFTTDIKADSVKVMVINAQEDQTIAHNGPHPLKILTQKKEIGPKGGITIKREISEDNRSLHQTEGVISLILRSSVNKGMSIDSLHRTLSTVNNISDSLKEKFDLNLQRAGIPIHYTLNQYADTGQVSWNEKNIAGTYHDLATNEKFDVLLQPEPWLILKKLWAEFFLALLLLACLGLAFYSMTTTIRREKNLLEAKSDFIQNMTHELKTPISTVRVALEALHEFDGINDVAKRDDYLRISRNELDRLSLLVDRVLSMSNIDRALPAAQKEIIPLTQLVTNITETLQLQTEKQHTRILIHQSEPDISLYADPQWVSGIVYNLLDNALKYSDKEEPQIDIYINKNQDQVELIVKDNGPGIGSDHQQKIFEKFYRVPRGNVHTVKGHGLGLAFVWRLVKEMGGVISIDSELGKGSVFNVILPAG, from the coding sequence GTGCCCAGACGAATAAACGAAAGATGGATCTCTTTGCTGATGTGGCCCAGCATGATTGTGCTCACGGCTTTCCTGACTATTTATTTGTACAAAGCCTACCAAACGGAAAAAGAAAATCTCAAAAAAGAAGTCGGCTATCTTTTTGTCAATGCAGTCAATTCGATAGAAGGTGGTCTCATTAATCAACTGATGTTCAGATCTGATAGCTTTAATAATAAATTTGAGTTTACTACTGATATCAAAGCTGATTCTGTCAAGGTGATGGTGATCAATGCTCAAGAAGACCAGACCATAGCCCACAACGGACCACATCCTTTAAAAATACTTACTCAAAAGAAAGAAATTGGCCCAAAAGGGGGCATCACTATCAAAAGAGAGATCTCTGAAGACAATCGCTCCCTGCATCAGACTGAAGGGGTCATCTCACTAATCCTTCGATCCAGTGTAAACAAAGGGATGTCTATCGATTCTCTCCACCGAACACTCAGCACTGTTAATAATATCTCCGATAGTTTAAAGGAAAAGTTTGATCTCAACCTGCAGCGCGCAGGCATACCCATCCACTATACACTCAATCAATATGCTGACACCGGTCAGGTCTCCTGGAATGAAAAAAATATAGCCGGAACCTACCATGACCTTGCTACCAATGAAAAATTTGATGTGTTGCTGCAACCAGAACCCTGGTTGATATTAAAAAAATTATGGGCGGAATTTTTTTTGGCGCTTCTGTTATTGGCTTGCCTGGGCCTGGCATTCTACAGTATGACCACAACGATCAGAAGAGAAAAAAATCTTCTCGAAGCCAAAAGTGATTTCATTCAAAACATGACTCATGAGCTTAAGACCCCCATTTCGACGGTGCGTGTAGCACTAGAAGCGCTGCACGAGTTTGATGGAATCAATGATGTCGCCAAAAGGGATGATTACCTGAGGATATCCCGTAATGAACTGGATCGACTATCGCTCCTGGTCGATCGGGTGCTGTCTATGTCCAATATCGATCGGGCCTTACCAGCCGCCCAAAAAGAGATCATCCCTCTTACACAACTGGTCACTAATATCACAGAGACCTTGCAGCTGCAGACTGAAAAGCAACATACCCGTATTCTGATCCATCAATCCGAGCCTGATATCAGCCTGTATGCCGATCCTCAGTGGGTGTCCGGCATCGTCTACAATCTACTCGACAATGCTCTAAAATACAGCGACAAGGAAGAACCCCAGATAGACATCTATATCAATAAGAATCAAGATCAGGTAGAACTCATAGTAAAAGACAATGGCCCCGGAATAGGCAGTGACCATCAGCAAAAAATTTTCGAAAAGTTTTATCGGGTCCCTCGTGGCAATGTCCATACGGTCAAAGGGCATGGCTTAGGATTGGCTTTTGTCTGGCGCCTCGTCAAAGAAATGGGGGGTGTTATCTCCATCGATAGCGAACTGGGTAAAGGATCTGTATTTAATGTCATACTCCCTGCCGGATGA